A part of Streptomyces sp. NBC_01451 genomic DNA contains:
- a CDS encoding RDD family protein, which yields MSSEPPPGSGQQPPDDDPFRKQPPPPSYGAGDPYGSSGPAGGGSPYGGGGSPYGGGGPPYAGGDPYGGAGDPLSGMPPLADGGRRVLARLIDMILVGIVVWLLTWGFNVNEYDVDSDRIEYGRSIGQSLIAAVLYIAYDTILISRTGQTLGKKWLRLRVANLDNGATPSVQSALVRSLVLWIPFAFCCACIWTAISGGWSFFDKPYRQGLHDKAAKTVVVSTG from the coding sequence ATGAGCAGCGAACCGCCCCCCGGCTCCGGTCAGCAGCCACCGGACGACGACCCGTTCAGGAAGCAGCCACCGCCTCCGTCGTACGGCGCAGGCGATCCGTACGGCAGCTCAGGCCCCGCCGGCGGCGGCTCGCCGTACGGCGGTGGCGGCAGCCCCTACGGAGGCGGCGGCCCGCCCTACGCCGGCGGTGATCCGTACGGCGGGGCCGGCGACCCCCTCTCGGGCATGCCCCCGCTCGCCGACGGCGGCCGGCGCGTGCTCGCGCGGCTCATCGACATGATCCTCGTCGGTATTGTCGTCTGGCTGCTCACCTGGGGCTTCAACGTCAACGAGTACGACGTCGACAGCGACAGGATCGAGTACGGCCGCTCGATCGGCCAGTCGCTCATCGCCGCCGTGCTCTACATCGCCTACGACACGATCCTGATCTCCCGCACCGGACAGACCCTCGGCAAGAAGTGGCTGCGGCTCCGGGTGGCCAACCTCGACAACGGCGCCACGCCCTCCGTGCAGAGCGCGCTCGTCCGGTCGCTCGTGCTGTGGATCCCGTTCGCGTTCTGCTGCGCCTGCATCTGGACGGCGATCTCGGGTGGCTGGAGCTTCTTCGACAAGCCGTACCGGCAGGGCCTGCACGACAAGGCGGCCAAGACGGTGGTGGTCAGCACCGGTTGA
- a CDS encoding FAD-binding oxidoreductase, producing MIMSRIQAAPDEAQGNLTDRLLAELPAEAVLTDPDVTAAYANDMASFCEAGAPAVVVLPRTVEQVQHVMRVATELRVPVVPQGARTGLSGAANASEGCIVLSLVKMDRILEINPVDRIAVVEPGVINATLSRAVNEHGLYYPPDPSSWEMCTIGGNIGTASGGLCCVKYGVTAEYVLGLDVVLADGRLMSTGRRTAKGVAGYDLTRLFVGSEGSLGIVVRAVLALKPQPPQQLVLAAEFASAAAACDAVCRIMEGGHVPSLLELMDRTTVKAVNDLANMGLPETTEALLLCAFDTHDPAADLAVVGALCEAAGATQVVPADDAAESELLLQARRLCLVALEAVKGTTMIDDVCVPRSRLAELLEGVERIAGKYRLTIGVCAHAGDGNTHPTVCFDARDTDESRRARESFDEIMALGLELGGTITGEHGVGILKKEWLARELGPVGLEMQRAVKAAFDPLGLLNPGKLF from the coding sequence GTGATCATGAGCCGTATCCAAGCCGCACCCGACGAAGCTCAGGGCAACCTCACGGACCGGCTGCTCGCGGAGCTGCCGGCCGAGGCCGTGCTCACCGATCCGGACGTCACGGCCGCCTACGCCAACGACATGGCGAGCTTCTGCGAGGCCGGGGCCCCGGCCGTGGTCGTACTGCCACGCACGGTCGAACAGGTCCAGCACGTCATGCGTGTCGCCACCGAGCTGCGCGTCCCGGTGGTCCCGCAGGGCGCCCGGACCGGGCTGTCGGGCGCGGCCAACGCGTCCGAGGGCTGCATCGTGCTGTCGCTGGTGAAGATGGACCGGATCCTGGAGATCAACCCGGTCGACCGCATCGCCGTCGTGGAGCCCGGCGTCATCAACGCCACGCTCTCCCGAGCGGTCAACGAACACGGCCTGTACTACCCGCCGGACCCCTCCAGCTGGGAGATGTGCACGATCGGCGGCAACATCGGCACCGCGTCCGGCGGCCTGTGCTGCGTGAAGTACGGCGTCACGGCCGAGTACGTACTGGGCCTGGACGTCGTGCTGGCCGACGGGCGGCTCATGTCCACCGGGCGGCGGACCGCGAAGGGCGTCGCCGGATACGACCTCACCCGGCTGTTCGTCGGCTCCGAGGGCTCCCTCGGCATCGTCGTACGGGCGGTGCTCGCGCTGAAGCCGCAGCCGCCCCAGCAGCTCGTGCTGGCTGCCGAGTTCGCTTCGGCCGCCGCCGCCTGCGACGCCGTGTGCCGGATCATGGAGGGCGGTCACGTGCCGTCCCTCCTCGAACTGATGGACCGTACGACCGTCAAGGCCGTCAACGACCTGGCGAACATGGGCCTCCCGGAGACCACCGAGGCACTCCTCCTCTGCGCCTTCGACACCCATGACCCCGCCGCCGACCTGGCCGTCGTCGGCGCGCTCTGCGAGGCGGCCGGGGCCACGCAGGTGGTTCCCGCCGACGATGCCGCCGAGTCCGAACTCCTCCTCCAGGCAAGGCGGTTGTGCCTCGTCGCGCTCGAAGCGGTCAAGGGCACGACGATGATCGACGACGTGTGCGTACCCCGGTCGCGGCTCGCCGAGCTGCTGGAGGGCGTCGAGCGCATCGCCGGGAAGTACCGGCTGACCATCGGGGTGTGCGCCCACGCGGGCGACGGCAACACCCACCCCACGGTCTGCTTCGACGCCCGGGACACCGACGAGTCCCGGCGGGCCCGCGAGTCCTTCGACGAGATCATGGCCCTCGGCCTGGAACTCGGCGGCACCATCACCGGGGAGCACGGCGTCGGCATCCTGAAGAAGGAGTGGCTGGCACGCGAGCTGGGCCCGGTGGGCCTGGAGATGCAGCGGGCGGTCAAGGCCGCCTTCGACCCGCTGGGCCTCCTGAACCCGGGCAAGTTGTTCTGA
- a CDS encoding SsgA family sporulation/cell division regulator, whose translation MNTVVERELELKLILSPERSIPVPARLTYRTNDPFAVHIAFHIGSENPVNWTFARELLVEGVFRPCGHGDVRVWPTKVDGRSVILMALSSPDGDALLEAPTAQVSAWLERTLRAVPPGSEAEQLGIDDGLAELLAPTVADDLWLRDPWPSDESQDGEG comes from the coding sequence ATGAACACGGTGGTGGAACGGGAACTGGAGCTGAAACTCATCCTGTCGCCGGAGCGGAGCATTCCCGTCCCCGCCCGCCTCACCTACCGCACCAACGATCCGTTCGCCGTCCACATCGCCTTCCACATCGGCTCCGAGAACCCCGTGAACTGGACGTTCGCCCGCGAACTCCTCGTCGAGGGGGTGTTCCGGCCGTGCGGGCACGGTGACGTCCGGGTGTGGCCGACGAAGGTCGACGGGCGCAGCGTCATCCTGATGGCGCTGAGCTCACCCGACGGAGACGCACTGCTGGAGGCGCCCACCGCCCAGGTGTCGGCGTGGCTGGAGCGCACCCTGCGGGCGGTCCCTCCGGGCTCTGAGGCCGAGCAGCTCGGCATCGACGACGGCCTCGCCGAGCTGCTCGCACCCACCGTGGCCGATGACCTGTGGCTGCGGGACCCGTGGCCGTCGGACGAGTCCCAGGACGGGGAGGGATAG
- a CDS encoding nicotinate phosphoribosyltransferase, whose protein sequence is MNTADLGLPVDVPSTALFTDHYELTMLQAALKAGTADRRSVFEAFTRRLPEGRRYGVVAGTGRVLDAVENFRFDAAVIDFLRERRIVNEETLEWLASYRFGGDIWGYPEGEVYFPGSPVLRVEGSFAECVLLETVILSILNHDSAIAAAASRMASAAGDRPLIEMGARRTHELAAVAASRAAYVGGFATTSDLAAGFRYGIPTVGTSAHAFTLLHDSERDAFQAQVDSLGRNTTLLVDTYDVTEAVRVAVEVAGPELGAVRIDSGDLLLVAHRVRQQLDELGARQTRIIVTSDLDEYAIASLAAAPVDAYGVGTQLVTGSGHPTCSMVYKLVARAESADPKAPLVPVAKKSSGGKTSIGGRKWAARRLDRDGVAEAEVIGTGPVPVELADRQLLVELVKGGRVVAREPLDVVRDRHAAARANLPLSATQLSRGEAVIPTEYLPARV, encoded by the coding sequence ATGAACACAGCGGACCTTGGGCTGCCGGTGGACGTTCCCTCGACGGCGCTCTTCACGGATCACTACGAACTGACGATGCTCCAGGCGGCCCTGAAGGCGGGCACCGCCGACCGTCGGTCGGTCTTCGAGGCCTTCACCCGGCGGCTGCCGGAGGGCCGGCGCTACGGCGTCGTCGCGGGCACCGGGCGGGTGCTCGACGCGGTGGAGAACTTCCGGTTCGACGCGGCCGTCATCGACTTCCTGCGCGAGCGCCGGATCGTCAACGAGGAGACCCTGGAGTGGCTGGCCTCGTACCGCTTCGGCGGGGACATCTGGGGCTATCCCGAGGGCGAGGTCTACTTCCCGGGCTCGCCGGTGCTCCGGGTCGAGGGCTCCTTCGCGGAGTGCGTGCTGCTGGAGACGGTGATCCTCTCCATCCTCAACCACGACTCCGCCATCGCGGCGGCGGCCTCCCGGATGGCCTCGGCCGCCGGTGACCGCCCGCTGATCGAGATGGGCGCCCGGCGCACCCACGAGCTGGCCGCGGTGGCCGCCTCCCGCGCCGCGTACGTCGGCGGCTTCGCGACCACGTCCGACCTGGCCGCCGGTTTCCGCTACGGCATCCCGACCGTCGGGACGAGCGCCCACGCGTTCACCCTGCTCCACGACAGCGAGCGGGACGCCTTCCAGGCCCAGGTGGACTCGCTGGGCCGGAACACGACACTGCTGGTGGACACGTACGACGTCACCGAGGCGGTACGGGTGGCCGTGGAGGTCGCCGGGCCCGAGCTGGGCGCCGTGCGCATCGACTCGGGGGATCTCCTCCTGGTCGCGCACCGGGTGCGCCAGCAGCTGGACGAGCTGGGGGCCCGGCAGACGCGGATCATCGTGACCTCGGACCTCGACGAGTACGCCATCGCCTCGCTGGCGGCGGCGCCCGTGGACGCGTACGGGGTCGGCACCCAGCTGGTGACGGGTTCCGGCCACCCCACCTGCTCCATGGTCTACAAGCTGGTCGCCCGCGCCGAGTCGGCGGACCCGAAGGCTCCGCTGGTGCCGGTGGCGAAGAAGTCGAGCGGTGGCAAGACGTCGATCGGCGGCCGGAAGTGGGCGGCGCGGCGGCTCGACCGGGACGGGGTCGCGGAGGCCGAGGTGATCGGTACGGGGCCGGTGCCCGTCGAGCTGGCCGACCGGCAGCTGCTGGTCGAGCTGGTAAAGGGCGGTCGGGTGGTCGCCCGCGAGCCACTGGACGTCGTACGGGACCGGCATGCCGCCGCGCGCGCCAACCTGCCGCTGTCGGCGACCCAGCTGTCGCGCGGGGAGGCCGTCATTCCGACGGAGTACCTGCCCGCGCGCGTCTGA
- a CDS encoding RDD family protein yields MSAPTPAPGDDRPREGFYPDPSIPGYVRFWNGTAWVPGTSRPAQSDGAPAAARVEETGPHFFDEDPQSQGAEPRRATPAEAQHGSRPEPASAWGADRSHQSGFGGDRDRQVSWGFPAPPAADPRTAGPGAAREPAVQPDGRSARTDGSTTIPPMEPDAGDIPESGTFVFRRPTPGPAATGAEGGVPGTRGPVPSAGAVNFRALSPRTGSEGGAGGAQPGSTGSPEGAQGPVTAPAPAPAPGSGRGFGAGKAAAARAAAAQGANPALLPAPPAVPQQNTPGAGAAMAPGVGGGQPSWAQQVHRLAGPEEGGEQRLAPWKPPVEDVFQAAARRQASARPAGLGKRLFARLVDTLVVGALTAAAAVPLGTMAVDHVTEKIDAAKLSGETVTVWLLDGTTGLYLGIVLAVLLLAGILCEAWPTAKWGRTLGKKLAGLQVRDIEGHEPPSFGAALRRWLVYAVPGLLGIGVVGVLWCLFDRPWRQCWHDKAAHTFVAG; encoded by the coding sequence ATGAGCGCCCCAACCCCGGCACCCGGTGACGACAGGCCCCGCGAAGGGTTTTACCCGGACCCGTCCATTCCTGGATATGTCCGGTTCTGGAACGGCACCGCCTGGGTGCCGGGAACCAGCCGCCCGGCGCAGTCCGACGGTGCGCCCGCCGCGGCGCGGGTCGAGGAGACCGGGCCGCACTTCTTCGACGAGGACCCGCAGTCGCAGGGCGCCGAGCCGCGCCGGGCGACCCCGGCCGAGGCCCAGCACGGCAGCCGGCCCGAACCGGCGTCAGCCTGGGGCGCCGACCGCTCCCATCAGTCCGGGTTCGGCGGCGACCGGGACCGCCAGGTCTCCTGGGGTTTCCCGGCACCACCGGCCGCCGACCCGAGGACGGCCGGCCCCGGGGCGGCGCGCGAGCCCGCGGTCCAGCCGGACGGGCGGTCGGCCCGTACGGACGGTTCGACGACGATCCCGCCGATGGAGCCGGACGCAGGTGACATCCCCGAGTCGGGCACGTTCGTGTTCCGCCGGCCCACTCCGGGACCGGCCGCGACCGGCGCCGAGGGAGGCGTCCCCGGCACCCGTGGCCCCGTGCCCTCCGCGGGCGCCGTGAACTTCCGTGCGCTCTCCCCGCGCACGGGGAGCGAAGGCGGGGCGGGCGGCGCGCAGCCGGGGAGCACGGGCTCGCCGGAGGGCGCGCAGGGCCCTGTCACGGCACCCGCGCCCGCACCCGCACCCGGAAGCGGCCGTGGCTTCGGCGCCGGAAAGGCCGCGGCGGCCCGCGCGGCGGCGGCCCAGGGCGCGAACCCCGCCCTGCTGCCCGCACCCCCGGCCGTCCCCCAGCAGAACACCCCCGGCGCCGGTGCGGCGATGGCTCCCGGCGTCGGCGGCGGCCAGCCCTCCTGGGCCCAGCAGGTGCACCGCCTGGCCGGGCCGGAGGAGGGCGGAGAGCAGCGCCTCGCGCCCTGGAAGCCGCCGGTCGAGGACGTGTTCCAGGCCGCCGCCCGCAGACAGGCGTCGGCCCGTCCGGCGGGCCTCGGCAAGCGGCTGTTCGCGCGGCTCGTGGACACCCTGGTCGTCGGCGCCCTCACCGCCGCGGCGGCCGTACCGCTGGGCACCATGGCCGTCGACCACGTCACGGAGAAGATCGACGCGGCCAAGCTCTCCGGCGAGACCGTGACCGTATGGCTGCTGGACGGCACGACCGGGCTGTACCTGGGCATCGTGCTGGCCGTGCTGCTGCTGGCCGGGATCCTGTGCGAGGCGTGGCCCACGGCCAAGTGGGGCCGCACCCTCGGCAAGAAGCTGGCCGGTCTTCAGGTCCGGGACATCGAGGGCCACGAGCCCCCGTCGTTCGGCGCGGCCCTGCGCCGCTGGCTCGTCTACGCGGTCCCCGGACTGCTCGGCATCGGCGTCGTGGGTGTCCTGTGGTGCCTGTTCGACCGTCCGTGGCGCCAGTGCTGGCACGACAAGGCGGCGCACACCTTCGTGGCGGGCTGA
- the clpS gene encoding ATP-dependent Clp protease adapter ClpS → MGHVTSPAPVEIERTEPAEDAFAVPEPDVPWVTIVHNDPVNLMSYVTYVFQTYFGYPKDKATKLMMDVHHKGRAVVSSGSREEMERDVQAMHGYGLWATLQQDRK, encoded by the coding sequence ATGGGGCATGTGACGTCACCCGCTCCCGTAGAGATCGAACGCACCGAGCCGGCGGAGGATGCCTTCGCCGTACCCGAGCCCGACGTCCCGTGGGTCACCATCGTCCACAACGACCCGGTCAACCTCATGAGCTATGTGACCTACGTCTTCCAGACGTACTTCGGCTACCCGAAGGACAAGGCCACCAAGCTCATGATGGACGTCCACCACAAGGGCCGGGCGGTCGTCTCCAGCGGCAGTCGCGAGGAGATGGAACGCGACGTGCAGGCGATGCACGGCTACGGTCTGTGGGCCACCCTCCAGCAGGACCGGAAGTAG
- a CDS encoding pyridoxamine 5'-phosphate oxidase family protein, whose protein sequence is MTAADSAPDGHRGIEQRRREALDRLARDIDTWVATADADGEPTLVPLTFWWDGATVWLATRYTNPTGRNLRASGRVRLCFGHTRDVVLIHGTARTLTHEELPAGVGDAFTAKDGWDPRGSGPSYVWFQVTPEVIQAWGTVPEMADRDLMRDGKWLDRGD, encoded by the coding sequence ATGACGGCAGCCGATTCAGCCCCCGACGGACACCGCGGCATCGAGCAGCGCAGGCGCGAGGCGCTGGACCGGCTCGCGCGGGACATCGACACCTGGGTCGCCACGGCGGACGCCGACGGCGAGCCCACCCTCGTCCCGCTGACCTTCTGGTGGGACGGCGCGACGGTGTGGCTGGCCACCCGATACACCAACCCGACAGGCCGCAACCTGCGCGCCTCGGGCCGGGTGCGCCTCTGCTTCGGCCACACCCGGGACGTGGTCCTGATCCACGGCACCGCGCGCACACTGACCCACGAGGAACTGCCGGCCGGTGTGGGCGACGCCTTCACCGCGAAGGACGGCTGGGACCCGCGGGGCAGCGGCCCCTCGTACGTCTGGTTCCAGGTCACCCCGGAGGTGATCCAGGCGTGGGGAACCGTGCCCGAGATGGCCGACCGGGACCTGATGCGGGACGGCAAGTGGCTGGACCGGGGCGACTGA
- a CDS encoding nicotinamidase, with protein sequence MRRALIVVDVQNDFCEGGSLAVAGGADVAAAITELIGQAPAGYRHVVATRDHHIAPGGHFADNPDFQRSWPAHCVAGTEGVGFHPNFAPAVASGAVDAVFDKGAYSAAYSGFEGADENGVTLADWLRARGIDEVDVVGIATDHCVRATALDAAREGFRTQVLLDLTAGVAEESTDRALEELRAAGVELSGKPVV encoded by the coding sequence ATGCGCCGCGCCTTGATCGTCGTAGACGTGCAGAACGACTTCTGCGAGGGAGGCAGTCTCGCGGTGGCCGGGGGTGCCGACGTGGCCGCCGCGATCACCGAACTGATCGGCCAGGCCCCCGCCGGGTACCGCCACGTCGTGGCGACCCGCGACCACCACATCGCCCCCGGCGGCCACTTCGCCGACAACCCCGACTTCCAGCGTTCCTGGCCCGCGCACTGCGTGGCCGGCACGGAGGGCGTCGGCTTCCACCCGAACTTCGCCCCGGCGGTCGCCTCCGGCGCGGTCGACGCCGTCTTCGACAAGGGCGCGTACTCGGCGGCCTACAGCGGCTTCGAGGGAGCCGACGAGAACGGCGTGACGCTCGCCGACTGGCTGCGGGCCCGCGGGATCGACGAGGTGGACGTGGTCGGCATCGCGACCGACCACTGCGTCAGGGCCACCGCCCTGGACGCGGCCCGCGAGGGCTTCCGCACCCAGGTCCTGCTGGACCTGACCGCCGGCGTCGCCGAGGAGTCGACGGACCGGGCCCTGGAAGAGCTGCGGGCGGCGGGCGTGGAGCTGTCCGGCAAGCCGGTGGTGTAG
- a CDS encoding immune inhibitor A domain-containing protein: MTSRPWTFRTAAVGVALATAAATFSTYAIAEADAGASAAPATNRHDPAEQQHAEHDLDGPLSKTQEAQREEALNQVISGRATAKNRNGSQVVQLKSGKGKGKYVELGREKTDKIFTILVEFGDQIDSRYGGTVGPLHNEIAQPDRTQDNSTAWQADYNTEHFQKLYFGTGKNVESMKKYYEKQSSGRYSVEGTVSDWVKVPYNEARYGSNLANDGAWYAVQDGVTAWVAAQEAAGATDAEIKAQLAAYDQWDRYDFDADGNFNEPDGYIDHFQIVHAGEDESAGGGAQGEDAIWAHRWYAFGTDAGSTGPSGNLLGGAQIGDTGIWVGDYTIQPENGGLGVFAHEFGHDLGLPDHYDTTNTGENSTGFWTLMSSGSWLGTGGDNIGNLPGDMNAWDKLQLGWLDYDTAKAGKKSNHKLGVAEYNTKNAQALVVELPEKTVSTPVVTPAQGATQWWSGSDNNLSNTLTRSVDLTGKSSATLTLDGWYDIEADYDYLYTEVSTDGGATYTALDGTVDGAAIPRDGSGKPALTGTVDAYKKLAYPLGAYAGKKFDLRFRYTSDGGVSQKGFAADEITVTADGATVFSDNAESADAAWTTKGFSRIGAAITDDYPQYYIAENRQYVSYDKTLKVGPYNFGFSTTRPAWVEHFPYQNGLLIWKWDTSQKDNNVTAHPGAGLVLPVDAHPAALKWADGTLMRSRIQSYDSPFSLYRTDALRLHKADVLTKVASQKGVPVFNDHTSTYYDAATPLAGVKITDTNTKIKIVKEAKDGSTISLQVGPAVK, encoded by the coding sequence GTGACCAGCAGACCCTGGACGTTCAGAACGGCGGCCGTCGGCGTGGCACTCGCCACAGCCGCCGCCACCTTCTCCACCTACGCCATCGCCGAGGCCGATGCGGGCGCTTCGGCCGCACCGGCCACGAACCGGCACGACCCGGCGGAGCAGCAGCACGCCGAGCACGACCTCGACGGCCCGCTCAGCAAGACCCAGGAGGCCCAGCGCGAGGAAGCCCTCAACCAGGTCATCTCCGGCAGGGCCACGGCCAAGAACCGCAACGGTTCGCAGGTCGTGCAGCTGAAGAGCGGCAAGGGCAAGGGCAAGTACGTCGAACTGGGCCGGGAGAAGACCGACAAGATCTTCACGATCCTGGTCGAGTTCGGCGACCAGATCGACAGCCGCTACGGCGGCACCGTCGGCCCGCTCCACAACGAGATAGCCCAGCCGGACCGCACCCAGGACAACAGCACGGCCTGGCAGGCGGACTACAACACCGAGCACTTCCAGAAGCTCTACTTCGGCACCGGCAAGAACGTCGAGTCGATGAAGAAGTACTACGAGAAGCAGTCCTCGGGCCGCTACTCGGTCGAGGGCACCGTCTCGGACTGGGTCAAGGTCCCCTACAACGAGGCCCGTTACGGCTCCAACCTGGCGAACGACGGCGCCTGGTACGCGGTCCAGGACGGTGTCACCGCATGGGTCGCGGCGCAGGAGGCAGCAGGCGCGACCGATGCGGAGATCAAGGCGCAACTGGCCGCGTACGACCAGTGGGACCGCTACGACTTCGACGCCGACGGCAACTTCAACGAGCCCGACGGCTACATCGACCACTTCCAGATCGTGCACGCCGGTGAGGACGAGTCCGCGGGCGGCGGCGCCCAGGGCGAGGACGCCATCTGGGCGCACCGCTGGTACGCGTTCGGCACCGACGCCGGTTCGACCGGCCCCTCGGGCAACCTGCTCGGCGGCGCGCAGATCGGCGACACCGGCATCTGGGTCGGCGACTACACCATCCAGCCGGAGAACGGCGGACTGGGCGTCTTCGCCCACGAGTTCGGCCACGACCTCGGTCTGCCGGACCACTACGACACCACCAACACCGGTGAGAACTCGACCGGGTTCTGGACGCTGATGTCGTCCGGTTCCTGGCTCGGTACCGGCGGCGACAACATCGGCAACCTGCCCGGCGACATGAACGCCTGGGACAAGCTCCAGCTGGGCTGGCTCGACTACGACACGGCGAAGGCCGGGAAGAAGTCGAACCACAAGCTGGGTGTCGCCGAGTACAACACCAAGAACGCGCAGGCGCTCGTCGTCGAGCTGCCCGAGAAGACGGTCTCCACCCCGGTCGTCACCCCGGCGCAGGGCGCGACCCAGTGGTGGAGCGGCAGCGACAACAACCTCTCCAACACGCTGACCCGTTCGGTCGACCTCACCGGCAAGTCCTCGGCCACCCTGACCCTGGACGGCTGGTACGACATCGAGGCCGACTACGACTACCTCTACACCGAGGTCTCCACCGACGGGGGCGCCACCTACACGGCCCTCGACGGCACGGTCGACGGCGCCGCCATCCCGCGCGACGGCAGCGGCAAGCCGGCGCTCACCGGCACCGTGGACGCGTACAAGAAGCTGGCGTACCCCCTGGGCGCCTACGCGGGCAAGAAGTTCGACCTGCGCTTCCGCTACACGTCCGACGGCGGCGTCTCCCAGAAGGGCTTCGCGGCCGACGAGATCACCGTCACCGCCGACGGTGCCACGGTCTTCTCCGACAACGCGGAGAGCGCGGACGCCGCGTGGACCACGAAGGGCTTCTCGCGCATCGGCGCGGCCATCACGGACGACTACCCGCAGTACTACATCGCCGAGAACCGCCAGTACGTGTCGTACGACAAGACCCTCAAGGTCGGCCCGTACAACTTCGGCTTCTCGACGACCCGTCCGGCCTGGGTCGAGCACTTCCCGTACCAGAACGGCCTGTTGATCTGGAAGTGGGACACCTCCCAGAAGGACAACAACGTCACCGCGCACCCCGGTGCCGGTCTGGTCCTCCCGGTGGACGCGCACCCGGCCGCGCTGAAGTGGGCGGACGGCACGCTGATGCGCAGCCGCATCCAGTCCTACGACTCCCCGTTCAGCCTTTACCGCACGGACGCGCTCCGGCTCCACAAGGCGGACGTGCTCACGAAGGTCGCCTCCCAGAAGGGCGTGCCGGTCTTCAACGACCACACCTCCACGTACTACGACGCGGCGACCCCGCTGGCGGGCGTGAAGATCACTGACACCAACACCAAGATCAAGATCGTCAAGGAGGCCAAGGACGGCTCCACGATCTCGCTCCAGGTGGGCCCTGCGGTGAAGTAG
- a CDS encoding tetratricopeptide repeat protein yields MEMERVRVRALPRPLIAALAGCAVLGGALMLLPPDRTGPAPAPAPGPAARAELAVTGGVPAALPDLTALIGDREAYVRTHARDGQAWAQLGSAYVERGRRTADAADFPRAERALRTSLKVRPAAGARNTEGLVGMAALANARRDFPAARTWGEAALRQAPKRWTSYPPLLDAYTGLGDYKAVRRTLERLQALRAGTAVPAVLARAAGVYRDRGWREDAQAALADAAARAATPAEEAEWQYRAGELAWERGEPAEALRHFGAALRLDPGLSSARAGQGRALAALGRTREAPDAYRAALAKQPSPQYALELGELYDSLGRPADARAQYAALRALVAKEQAGGVDGELLLGRFEADHGDAGSAVRRLRAEWARQPGLDVADALGWAMHRAGRSEEALAWAKRTTDKEHGAEVRSALYVYHRGMIERELGLTGPARRHLEEALRISPYFSPVGVPAAKEALRELGAL; encoded by the coding sequence ATGGAGATGGAGAGAGTCCGCGTTCGTGCCCTCCCCCGCCCGTTGATCGCCGCACTCGCGGGGTGTGCGGTACTCGGCGGCGCGCTGATGCTGCTGCCCCCGGACCGGACCGGACCGGCGCCCGCACCGGCGCCGGGTCCGGCGGCCCGGGCGGAGCTGGCGGTGACCGGTGGGGTGCCGGCCGCGCTGCCCGACCTGACGGCACTCATCGGCGACCGTGAGGCGTACGTACGCACCCATGCGCGTGACGGGCAGGCCTGGGCGCAGCTCGGCTCGGCCTATGTGGAGCGCGGGCGGCGGACGGCGGACGCCGCCGACTTCCCGAGGGCCGAGCGGGCACTGCGTACGTCGCTGAAGGTGCGCCCGGCGGCCGGGGCCCGGAACACCGAGGGGCTGGTGGGCATGGCCGCGCTGGCGAACGCGCGGCGCGACTTCCCGGCCGCCCGGACGTGGGGCGAGGCGGCGCTGCGCCAGGCGCCGAAGCGCTGGACGTCGTATCCGCCGCTGCTCGACGCGTACACGGGTCTCGGCGACTACAAGGCGGTCCGGCGGACGCTGGAGCGGCTACAGGCGCTGCGCGCCGGGACGGCGGTGCCGGCGGTGCTGGCGCGGGCGGCGGGCGTGTACCGGGACCGGGGGTGGCGCGAGGACGCGCAGGCGGCGCTCGCGGACGCGGCTGCGCGGGCCGCGACCCCGGCCGAGGAGGCCGAATGGCAGTACCGGGCGGGCGAGTTGGCCTGGGAGCGCGGCGAACCGGCCGAGGCGCTGCGGCACTTCGGGGCTGCCCTGCGCCTCGACCCCGGGCTGTCGTCCGCGCGGGCGGGCCAGGGACGGGCGTTGGCCGCGCTGGGCCGTACACGGGAGGCACCGGACGCCTACCGGGCGGCTCTCGCCAAGCAGCCGTCGCCTCAATACGCCCTGGAGCTGGGCGAGTTGTACGACTCCCTGGGCCGGCCGGCGGACGCGCGGGCCCAGTACGCGGCGCTGCGGGCGCTGGTGGCGAAGGAGCAAGCCGGTGGCGTGGACGGCGAGTTGCTGCTCGGTCGGTTCGAGGCGGACCACGGGGACGCGGGCTCGGCCGTACGGCGGCTGCGCGCGGAGTGGGCCCGGCAGCCGGGGCTCGATGTCGCGGACGCGCTGGGCTGGGCGATGCACCGGGCGGGCAGGAGCGAGGAGGCGCTCGCCTGGGCGAAGCGGACGACCGACAAGGAGCACGGCGCCGAGGTGCGCAGCGCCCTGTACGTGTACCACCGGGGCATGATCGAGCGGGAGTTGGGCCTGACGGGTCCCGCGCGCCGGCATCTGGAGGAGGCGCTGCGGATCAGCCCGTACTTCTCGCCGGTGGGCGTGCCGGCGGCGAAGGAGGCGCTGCGGGAACTGGGGGCGCTGTGA